From the genome of Moritella sp. F3, one region includes:
- a CDS encoding DUF3545 family protein — translation MEGINQVSIENTKKETKSASKRKWREIEAIKDKLNLEKEMDGYDDPLSYYSDLIA, via the coding sequence ATGGAAGGAATAAATCAAGTGTCGATAGAAAATACAAAAAAAGAAACAAAATCAGCATCAAAACGTAAATGGCGTGAGATCGAAGCAATTAAAGATAAGCTTAATTTGGAGAAGGAAATGGACGGTTATGACGATCCTTTAAGTTATTACTCTGATCTTATTGCCTAA
- a CDS encoding hemerythrin domain-containing protein: MLSLITKDHEQVELLLNVLTEQLAELESEQQGVNFKLMDDIVHYLRNYIDRYHHPKEDLIYSYYLENYVEDAGMPNRLASEHQSLNFLSRELSSALNMIQLDSVMPFDQLAGQLRNFVDKQRSHIQYENNVVMPLMAEKFTADDWCQIEHLWKNGDVQDIKTLAVFNEVYDRLKLRIVDAGFMHGIDEELCLV; this comes from the coding sequence ATGTTATCTCTCATTACTAAAGATCATGAACAAGTAGAGTTACTGTTAAATGTATTAACTGAGCAGTTAGCGGAACTCGAATCTGAGCAGCAGGGTGTTAATTTTAAATTGATGGATGATATTGTCCATTATTTGCGTAATTATATTGACCGTTACCATCACCCTAAAGAAGATTTAATCTATTCATACTACCTCGAAAATTATGTTGAAGATGCGGGTATGCCAAATCGTTTAGCGTCGGAACATCAGAGTCTGAACTTCCTGAGTCGTGAGCTTTCAAGTGCTTTGAATATGATCCAACTTGATTCAGTGATGCCATTCGATCAACTCGCGGGGCAGTTAAGAAATTTTGTTGATAAACAACGCAGCCATATTCAATATGAAAACAATGTTGTTATGCCGCTAATGGCTGAGAAGTTTACTGCCGATGATTGGTGTCAGATAGAGCATTTGTGGAAGAATGGTGATGTGCAGGATATAAAAACATTGGCTGTGTTTAATGAGGTCTATGATCGCCTTAAACTGCGTATTGTTGATGCCGGGTTTATGCATGGAATTGACGAAGAGTTATGCTTAGTCTAG
- the nfo gene encoding deoxyribonuclease IV codes for MTKFIGAHVSAAGGVWNAPKNAHDLGATAFALFTKNQRRWDAKDLSPDDIRKFKANCKRYNFTAAQILPHDSYLINLGHPDAEALEKSRNAFYDEMHRCEQLGLTLLNFHPGSHLKKISESESLKRVAESINLALEKSTSVKAVIENTAGQGTNLGYTFEHLAEIIDQVEDKSRVGVCIDTCHTFVAGYDLRTFAACEQTFNDFERIVGFEYLAGMHINDSKVELGTKVDRHHSLGQGFIGEEAFKFIMQDARFNGIPIVLETIDDTIWAAEIAWLQQLAANK; via the coding sequence ATGACTAAATTTATTGGCGCGCACGTCTCTGCAGCCGGAGGCGTGTGGAACGCCCCTAAAAATGCCCACGATTTAGGGGCTACTGCATTTGCTCTATTTACTAAGAACCAACGTCGCTGGGATGCCAAAGATCTAAGCCCAGATGATATTCGTAAATTTAAAGCCAACTGTAAACGTTACAACTTTACCGCAGCACAAATTTTACCTCATGATTCATACTTGATTAATTTAGGTCACCCAGACGCAGAGGCCTTAGAAAAATCACGCAATGCTTTTTATGATGAAATGCACCGCTGTGAACAGCTCGGCTTAACGTTGCTTAACTTCCACCCAGGTAGTCACTTAAAAAAGATATCGGAATCAGAAAGTTTAAAGCGTGTTGCTGAATCAATTAACTTAGCGCTAGAAAAATCAACGTCAGTCAAAGCCGTTATTGAAAACACTGCAGGTCAAGGCACTAACTTAGGTTACACTTTTGAGCATCTCGCCGAGATCATCGATCAAGTTGAAGACAAGAGCCGTGTTGGCGTGTGTATTGATACTTGCCATACATTTGTTGCAGGATATGACTTGCGTACCTTTGCCGCTTGTGAACAAACTTTTAACGATTTTGAACGTATTGTCGGCTTTGAATACCTCGCTGGTATGCACATAAATGACAGTAAAGTCGAGCTCGGCACAAAAGTTGATCGCCATCACAGCTTAGGCCAAGGTTTTATTGGTGAAGAAGCTTTCAAATTTATCATGCAGGATGCGCGCTTTAATGGTATACCTATAGTATTGGAAACAATAGATGATACTATTTGGGCTGCTGAAATCGCTTGGTTACAGCAGTTAGCCGCAAATAAATAA
- a CDS encoding methylenetetrahydrofolate reductase — MKYSIELVPRSWETLNTEVEEVSKFGQINTLNIPDLLRFDVRSWDACDRLQDKFDEVIPHLRAIDFDLRNGFPLTDFFRHSKINSVLVVEGDPPQDISHRTYRNTSCELIRIIKKELPYMKVYAAIDQYRTSMRKELDYIHDKMDAGVDGFFTQPFFDLKFLDVYMDMLQGTEVFWGMSPIHSETSKSYWENKNDVVFPSDFEATKEWNIEFGRAMIKKVQARDDNVYFMPIRANANEYLGQLLAED; from the coding sequence TTGAAATACTCAATAGAGCTTGTGCCCCGTTCATGGGAAACCTTAAATACTGAAGTCGAAGAAGTTAGCAAGTTTGGTCAAATAAATACGCTTAATATTCCTGACTTATTACGCTTTGATGTACGCAGCTGGGATGCATGTGATCGCCTGCAAGACAAATTCGATGAAGTGATCCCTCACCTACGCGCTATCGACTTTGACCTACGAAATGGCTTTCCATTAACGGACTTTTTCCGTCACAGTAAGATTAACTCAGTGCTCGTTGTTGAAGGCGATCCACCGCAAGATATCTCACACCGGACTTACCGTAATACCTCATGTGAGCTCATCCGTATTATCAAAAAAGAACTGCCTTATATGAAGGTTTACGCAGCGATCGATCAATATCGCACCAGCATGCGTAAAGAGCTCGATTATATTCACGATAAAATGGATGCAGGTGTCGATGGTTTCTTCACGCAACCCTTTTTTGATTTGAAGTTCCTCGATGTATACATGGATATGTTGCAGGGTACTGAAGTATTTTGGGGCATGAGCCCAATTCATAGTGAAACCAGTAAGTCATACTGGGAAAACAAAAATGATGTGGTTTTTCCAAGCGATTTTGAAGCTACGAAAGAATGGAATATTGAGTTTGGCCGTGCGATGATAAAAAAAGTACAAGCCAGAGATGATAATGTCTACTTCATGCCAATCAGAGCCAATGCCAATGAATATCTTGGTCAATTACTTGCCGAAGATTAA
- a CDS encoding phasin family protein, with translation MRQNKNCNSSDVNHVIIDNFVAINDTDNPDIELQNEDDSTQVRDNTEVTLATKMNFVRQVWLAGLGAYSHSIDELNNAGEKSSMVFEELLEQGEKVDRAFKLHTSGEYISLHGLDKLIQRTYAKLTGVECEKIDQLNDKLDALLVALADIKKTT, from the coding sequence ATGCGTCAGAATAAAAACTGTAATTCAAGTGATGTTAATCATGTGATAATCGATAACTTTGTGGCGATTAATGACACTGATAATCCAGACATTGAGCTCCAGAATGAGGACGACTCAACTCAAGTTCGTGATAATACGGAAGTCACGCTAGCGACAAAGATGAACTTTGTCAGACAAGTTTGGTTGGCTGGATTAGGCGCTTATAGTCATAGTATCGATGAGCTTAATAATGCCGGTGAAAAATCATCAATGGTTTTTGAAGAGTTGCTGGAACAGGGGGAAAAAGTTGATCGTGCATTTAAGTTACATACTTCAGGCGAATATATTTCGTTACATGGTTTAGATAAATTGATCCAACGAACTTATGCAAAGTTAACGGGGGTTGAATGTGAAAAAATTGACCAATTGAACGATAAGCTCGATGCGTTATTAGTTGCGTTGGCAGATATAAAAAAAACCACTTAG
- a CDS encoding alpha/beta hydrolase, whose translation MTYLPCVEIEPKQAANASVIWLHGLGANGHDFAGVVPMIALSSEHQVRYVFPHAPEINVTINNGYRMPAWYDILAMTLERKIDMSGLMSSVEQVQHLIQREIDRGIDSKRIIVAGFSQGGAVAYQSALTFTKPLAGLMVMSSYFATAKTIKLDKNNLTLPIHIYHGSADPVVAESLGLDAMKHLASFGFQPQYHSYLAEHTVTPQQINDISQHIQQFLSIKAAS comes from the coding sequence ATGACATATTTACCTTGTGTGGAAATTGAACCTAAGCAGGCTGCAAACGCGAGTGTTATTTGGCTACATGGATTGGGTGCTAATGGCCATGACTTTGCGGGTGTAGTGCCGATGATTGCATTGTCGAGTGAACATCAAGTGCGTTATGTTTTTCCGCATGCGCCAGAAATCAATGTAACGATTAATAATGGTTACAGAATGCCAGCTTGGTATGACATCTTGGCGATGACGCTGGAGCGTAAAATTGATATGTCAGGTTTAATGAGCAGTGTTGAACAAGTACAACACTTGATCCAGCGTGAGATTGACCGTGGTATTGATAGTAAACGGATAATTGTTGCAGGTTTTTCTCAAGGTGGCGCGGTTGCTTATCAAAGTGCGTTAACCTTTACTAAACCGCTCGCGGGATTGATGGTGATGTCGAGTTATTTTGCCACCGCTAAAACGATTAAATTAGATAAAAATAATCTGACATTACCTATCCACATCTACCATGGTAGTGCGGATCCTGTGGTTGCTGAATCGCTGGGATTGGATGCAATGAAACATTTAGCATCATTTGGCTTTCAACCTCAGTATCATAGCTACCTTGCAGAGCATACGGTTACGCCGCAACAGATAAATGATATATCACAACATATACAGCAGTTTTTATCGATTAAAGCGGCAAGCTAG
- a CDS encoding DUF3010 family protein, with amino-acid sequence MRICSVELAGNEVNLCFLSLKDGMFELIECRKRKITLASSTEAYQIRQFHKEFAQLMTDYKIENVVIKERLTKGKFSGSSTSFKAEAAIQLVTGVEVSMVSQTFYKQLVQDHPIFVDFAETGLKKFQQNAFTLGCLFLNENAAKNSL; translated from the coding sequence ATGAGAATTTGTAGTGTTGAACTAGCAGGCAATGAAGTAAATCTATGTTTCCTATCTTTAAAAGACGGAATGTTTGAACTTATTGAATGTCGTAAAAGAAAAATTACCTTAGCAAGTTCAACTGAAGCGTATCAAATACGTCAGTTTCATAAAGAATTTGCCCAGTTAATGACAGATTATAAAATTGAAAATGTTGTGATCAAAGAACGTCTAACAAAAGGCAAGTTTAGTGGTAGCTCAACAAGCTTTAAAGCTGAAGCGGCAATCCAACTTGTAACTGGTGTTGAAGTGAGCATGGTTTCACAAACGTTCTACAAGCAATTAGTACAAGATCACCCAATCTTTGTTGATTTTGCTGAAACAGGTCTGAAAAAATTCCAACAGAATGCATTCACACTTGGTTGCCTATTCTTAAACGAAAACGCAGCAAAAAACAGCCTTTAA
- a CDS encoding thioesterase family protein, producing MDKFKQQYPIIVDDIVRWGDMDAFGHVNNTVYFRYFEQARIGYFEQIEAMKYMQEHGIGPILAATNCRFKAPLKSPDTIQIGATVSEFAAHKLIMKYAVWSNTLQRVVAEGEGVIVFVDYQAHKKMPVPTDIVDKIKVLQPDLFTEL from the coding sequence ATGGATAAATTTAAACAGCAGTACCCAATTATTGTCGATGATATTGTGCGTTGGGGTGACATGGATGCGTTTGGACATGTTAATAATACCGTGTATTTTCGTTATTTTGAGCAAGCGCGTATAGGTTACTTTGAACAAATCGAAGCAATGAAGTATATGCAAGAACACGGTATTGGACCTATTTTGGCTGCGACAAATTGCCGTTTTAAAGCACCATTAAAGTCACCTGATACCATTCAAATCGGTGCGACAGTGTCTGAATTTGCAGCGCATAAGTTAATCATGAAATATGCCGTGTGGAGTAATACTTTGCAACGGGTCGTTGCTGAAGGGGAAGGCGTGATTGTATTTGTAGATTACCAGGCCCATAAAAAAATGCCGGTACCTACAGATATAGTGGATAAGATTAAGGTGTTACAGCCAGACTTATTTACTGAACTTTAA
- a CDS encoding endonuclease/exonuclease/phosphatase family protein yields MNYSFSRIAAISTLVFSLSGCFDIADIPKLHSSWKVAGATSENSEQAGFITDTVVTCPAFIDNSMVTSDELPAEFSIADWNIYKQEDDNWRRELTALIEENDLIILQEAKLSFLLAQLMEQHQLSWTQVEAFSVYNQSMGVLTASRVAPISVCKQAITEPWLRFPKSSLISYYPWAGSDEPLLVANMHMINFTLGVDEFTQQLEGVIAVIRQHDGPVIMAGDFNTWTNKRLDQLHLMTTSVELQKSVYQQDVRRTAFGNPLDDIYYRGMQQLNASSYETEASDHNPIVARFGPLF; encoded by the coding sequence ATGAATTATTCCTTTTCTCGTATTGCTGCTATCTCTACGCTAGTCTTTTCCCTGTCGGGCTGTTTTGATATTGCCGACATCCCCAAATTACATTCTTCCTGGAAAGTTGCTGGCGCGACATCTGAAAATAGCGAACAAGCTGGTTTTATCACAGATACGGTCGTGACGTGTCCGGCATTTATAGATAATTCGATGGTGACAAGTGATGAGCTACCTGCTGAATTTAGTATTGCTGATTGGAATATTTATAAGCAAGAAGATGATAATTGGCGTCGTGAATTGACAGCGTTAATTGAAGAGAATGATTTGATTATTTTACAAGAAGCAAAGTTAAGCTTTTTGTTAGCACAGCTGATGGAACAGCATCAATTAAGCTGGACTCAAGTTGAAGCATTTAGCGTTTATAATCAATCGATGGGTGTATTAACGGCAAGTCGTGTCGCGCCTATCTCTGTTTGCAAGCAAGCGATAACGGAGCCATGGTTACGCTTCCCTAAATCGTCATTAATTAGTTATTACCCTTGGGCTGGTAGTGATGAACCATTGCTTGTTGCCAACATGCACATGATTAATTTCACCTTAGGTGTAGATGAGTTTACGCAACAACTTGAAGGTGTCATTGCGGTGATCCGCCAGCATGATGGCCCTGTGATCATGGCTGGTGACTTTAATACTTGGACCAATAAACGCTTAGATCAATTGCATTTAATGACAACCAGCGTTGAATTGCAAAAATCAGTTTATCAACAAGATGTACGTAGAACGGCATTTGGTAATCCGCTCGATGATATTTACTATAGAGGTATGCAGCAGTTGAATGCATCGTCTTATGAAACTGAGGCATCTGATCATAATCCAATTGTAGCGCGCTTTGGTCCGTTGTTTTAG
- a CDS encoding aromatic amino acid transport family protein, whose amino-acid sequence MSEVMTANQDAQPSAFGGVFIITGTSIGAGMFSLPVLTSNMWFGWAVLFLCVSWYCMYSSALYLLEANQKFKHGVNFDSMTKALLPTSLRMLNGLSVLFVSYILVYAYISGGGSMLGHSLQSGLGINIDQSVASFVFAVLLGLIVSFSTKAVDRFTSAMLGGMVITFSIAIYSLLSGADFSLLQPLAEMTERLPYSWAAIPSLMVCFGFHSNIPSLVKYYNKDSSKVVSSIRYGSLLALTIYLIWLLASFTVIGRDGFASVIAAGGNMGALVSALESAGSGATLAVTLQLFANFAVATSFLGVALGLFDFLTDLLKLDDTLSGRSKTALVTFVPPMIGGVLFPNGFIYAIGYAGFAAAVFALFTPVALAFQARKHLPTTDFLVPGGHARMVAVLAFAVCVVSFQVLSMMGLLA is encoded by the coding sequence ATGTCGGAAGTAATGACAGCAAATCAGGACGCACAACCATCGGCATTCGGTGGTGTATTTATTATTACAGGTACCAGCATTGGTGCTGGGATGTTCTCTCTGCCAGTATTAACCTCAAACATGTGGTTTGGTTGGGCGGTATTGTTCTTATGTGTGTCTTGGTATTGTATGTACAGTTCTGCATTGTACTTACTAGAAGCAAATCAAAAATTTAAGCATGGTGTGAATTTCGATTCGATGACCAAAGCATTATTACCTACGTCATTGCGCATGCTAAATGGTTTGTCTGTATTGTTCGTTAGCTACATCTTGGTTTATGCGTATATTTCTGGCGGTGGCTCAATGCTTGGACACAGTTTACAGTCAGGCTTAGGTATCAATATCGATCAGTCTGTAGCTAGCTTTGTATTTGCTGTGTTGCTTGGTCTGATCGTGAGCTTTAGTACTAAGGCTGTTGACCGTTTTACGTCTGCAATGTTAGGTGGCATGGTGATCACGTTTAGTATTGCTATTTACAGCTTACTGAGCGGTGCTGACTTTTCATTATTACAGCCGCTTGCTGAAATGACTGAGCGTCTACCTTATAGTTGGGCTGCAATCCCGTCGCTAATGGTGTGCTTTGGTTTTCATTCTAATATCCCAAGCTTGGTTAAATACTACAACAAAGACAGCTCGAAAGTTGTTAGCTCAATTCGCTATGGTAGTTTGCTAGCGCTTACTATTTATTTAATTTGGTTGTTAGCCAGCTTTACTGTTATAGGCCGTGATGGCTTTGCTAGTGTGATTGCTGCTGGCGGTAACATGGGCGCGTTAGTATCGGCATTAGAGTCTGCTGGTTCAGGTGCAACGCTGGCAGTGACGTTACAGTTGTTTGCTAACTTTGCTGTTGCGACATCATTTTTGGGTGTGGCGTTAGGCTTGTTTGATTTCTTAACCGACCTGCTTAAATTGGATGACACTTTATCTGGACGTAGTAAAACGGCATTAGTTACTTTTGTACCACCGATGATTGGTGGAGTATTATTTCCTAATGGCTTTATTTATGCGATTGGTTATGCGGGTTTTGCTGCTGCGGTATTCGCTTTATTTACGCCTGTCGCGTTAGCATTTCAGGCTCGTAAACATTTACCGACTACTGACTTCCTAGTACCCGGTGGCCATGCTCGTATGGTGGCAGTATTGGCATTTGCTGTATGTGTGGTTAGTTTTCAGGTTCTTTCTATGATGGGTTTATTGGCTTAA
- a CDS encoding Trp family transcriptional regulator has protein sequence MMINELFRTISSEEDISLILPLLLSPEELNAINARTLVYKELLLAQRSQREIAKIHGISIATITRGSNNLKSMSEKEKKLLQTLLIGK, from the coding sequence ATGATGATTAATGAATTATTCCGTACGATCTCTAGTGAGGAAGACATATCTCTAATTTTACCTTTACTGCTTTCACCAGAAGAATTAAACGCTATTAATGCACGTACTTTGGTTTATAAAGAACTATTACTTGCACAGCGATCACAGCGTGAAATAGCTAAAATACACGGTATCAGCATTGCTACTATTACTCGTGGTTCTAATAACTTGAAATCAATGAGTGAAAAAGAAAAGAAATTATTACAAACATTATTAATTGGGAAGTAA
- a CDS encoding helix-turn-helix transcriptional regulator, producing the protein MFKKEGFGTKLRQTRKDNKLSQFDFVSQLANSHKEFTGLSQTTLSLWENGKREPSFLRRIAIARFFAEGYEMSEQEKKFVSKTKATEVGGRPAFYPVNITDIVAVDFASLSEKQADVVHKGHEHFYNEALTETMAAFPPAHYTVSLLMNENAIVGHYIASNSGMIVSFCFIDNSVAIKMVLDLDGKFTTVVLPTRTPAIASFFQDLHFEPYPTASRVKFYKGCLKDLYKNPFFKDLLNNNADLVRFSKAQKG; encoded by the coding sequence ATGTTTAAAAAAGAAGGTTTTGGCACTAAGCTACGTCAGACTCGTAAAGACAATAAACTGTCTCAGTTTGACTTTGTATCACAGCTAGCTAATTCACATAAAGAATTTACAGGTCTGTCACAGACCACATTATCTCTCTGGGAAAATGGCAAACGTGAACCCTCTTTTTTACGCCGTATCGCTATAGCTCGCTTTTTTGCGGAAGGTTATGAGATGAGTGAGCAAGAAAAAAAATTCGTTAGTAAAACCAAAGCCACCGAAGTCGGCGGCAGACCCGCATTTTATCCGGTTAATATTACAGATATTGTTGCTGTAGACTTTGCTAGCTTGAGCGAGAAACAAGCGGACGTTGTGCATAAAGGGCATGAGCATTTTTATAATGAAGCGCTAACAGAAACAATGGCTGCTTTTCCACCAGCTCACTACACTGTTAGCTTATTGATGAATGAGAATGCAATCGTCGGGCATTACATTGCCAGTAATAGCGGTATGATCGTTTCTTTCTGTTTCATTGATAACAGTGTGGCGATTAAGATGGTGTTGGATTTAGATGGTAAGTTCACGACTGTGGTACTACCAACCCGCACACCAGCAATTGCGTCATTCTTTCAAGATCTGCACTTTGAACCTTACCCTACGGCATCACGCGTTAAGTTTTATAAAGGCTGCTTAAAAGACCTTTACAAGAACCCTTTCTTCAAAGACCTGCTAAACAATAACGCGGATCTAGTGCGTTTTAGTAAAGCGCAGAAGGGCTAA